In Ignavibacteria bacterium, the DNA window TTCTGCTTCAAGGCGGGGTGAATCCAAAATTGCCATTTGAGTATTATATTAATCTGGTGAAGCGAACTAGAGAAGAAGTTCCGGAAATTCATCCTCACTTTTTTTCAACATCTGAAATAATCGGGATGAGCGAAGTCTCGAGATTAAGTGTAAAGGAAGTTTTACAGGAATTATGGGAAGCAGGACTAAGAACAATCCCCGGCGGCGGCGCAGAGATCTTGAGTGATAAAGTAAAAAGAAAAATGTCGCGTCTCAAAGGCAAAACAGACGATTGGCTTTTTGTAATGAAAGAAGCTCAGCAGCTTGGCTATAAAACCACAGCCACTATGATGTACGGCCACATCGAAACAGACGAAGATATATTGATCCATCTTGAAGCGATTCGGAGTCTTCAAGACGAAACGGATGGGTTTACTGCCTTTATTCCGTGGAGCTTTAAACCCGGCAATACGCCATTTGAAAAAAATATAAAAACATTTGCACCTCCGAATCGTTACTTGCAGATTATTGCATTCTCCAGAATTTATCTCGATAACTTCAAACACATACAAGCATCGTGGTTCAGCGAAGGAAAGAAAATCGGACAAGTTGCTTTACATTTCGGCGCAGATGATTTCGGCGGGACGCTTGAAGAAGAGAACGTCCACGCGGCGGCAAAATTTGTTAACAAAACTTCCACCGAAGAGGTGATCCAGTTAATTCAAGAATCCGGATTCAACGCGGCGCAAAGAGATACGTTGTATAATATGTTGAAAGTCCATAAAGCGGAAAGTTTGGTAGAACAATGATGATAGAAGATGATTAATGCGTTTTAATTCAGGATATTTGAATTAACATTTGAAGTTTATTTAACTTTAGCTGTTACTTTTTCAACTATAATTTATATCGGCAAGGATCTTATTCTATGCCGGCTTTCCTCAACAATAATAACTGCTCCATTAATAAGATTAAGAGAAGAATTTTCTAAAACCTTCTCGAGATGTTTATTAATATTTTCTGGTGTATGATTCTGTAATCTAAAAATAATAACACTCTGTAATTTTTCTTTTGATGCTGCCAATAAGTCTCCAAAATCTAAATCGCAAGTAAGAATAGTTCTCTGCTCTTGCTCTGCTTTTTCAATAATTTTATCATCACTTAGTCTTTAGAGATTTGCTCTCGTAAATGAACTGAGTTATAGCCGTTTTCATTCAACCATTTTTAAGTGGAGACAGAAATACCCATGTCTGCGAGAAACGTTAAATGTTGTTTAAGTTGAATAAGAAATTTCTTCTGACGCGAGCCAGGCAGCATACTTAAGAGCTTCTTTAATATCCTACAACTCTAAATCCGGATATTCCTTAAGGATTTCTACATTGCTCATACCATTAGCAACTAAATTTACAATTAGAGAAACAGGGATTCTCATCCCTCGAATGCAAGCTTTTCCTGCCATTATTTTGCTGTCGAATGTAATTCTTTTTAAAGACTCCATCGGTTTTATCCAAATATTATTCTATGAAAAAATAAACAAAATGAATTTAATTTTCTTGAATATTTTTTGGGCGAAGTAATATCAGTTTTACCATCTACTTTTTATGTCTCGTTGATTTTCACGTAAAACAGAAGCACTGATTTTGAGTTTTCTTAACCCAGATAACAAACGACTTGGATCGCGTAATAAGCAACTAATTGCATTCTTCAGAATTTATCTCGATAACTTCAAACACATACAAGCATCCTGGTTCAGCGAAGGAAAGAAAATCGGACAAGTTGCCTTACATTTCGGCGCAGATGATTTTGGCGGAACACTTGAAGAAGAGAATGTCCATGCAGCGGCAAAAATTGTTAACAAAACTTTCACCGAAGAGGTGATCCAGTTAATTCAAGAGTCCGGATTCAATGCAGCCCAAAGAGATACGCTGTATAATGTGTTGAAAATTTACGATACATAATTCTACTGTGTCATTTCATTAGAACCATTTTCTTTATGCTTATTCTATTGTCTACGCTCAATTGATAAAAATATATACCGCTTGGTAATTGAGAATTGAGAACTTGTCTGCCGCTAGGCATGATTGAGAATTGATAATTATATGTGCCAGCTTCCTTTATTTCATTAACAATTTTTGCGACTTCTCTTCCCAAAATATCAAAAACTTTCAATGTTACATGACTGGTATATGAAATTTGGAATTTAATATTTGTTACAGGATTAAATGGATTCGGGTAATTTTGGAATAGTTCGAATTTTTCCGGATTCGAATGCACATCTTTAACTCC includes these proteins:
- the mqnC gene encoding dehypoxanthine futalosine cyclase, which encodes ELLDLGETANEIRCKHNPDDQVTFVIDTNPNYTNVCEIDCTFCAFYRHEEDSDAYTFTVDEMIQKFKDSSKRGVTTVLLQGGVNPKLPFEYYINLVKRTREEVPEIHPHFFSTSEIIGMSEVSRLSVKEVLQELWEAGLRTIPGGGAEILSDKVKRKMSRLKGKTDDWLFVMKEAQQLGYKTTATMMYGHIETDEDILIHLEAIRSLQDETDGFTAFIPWSFKPGNTPFEKNIKTFAPPNRYLQIIAFSRIYLDNFKHIQASWFSEGKKIGQVALHFGADDFGGTLEEENVHAAAKFVNKTSTEEVIQLIQESGFNAAQRDTLYNMLKVHKAESLVEQ
- a CDS encoding DUF433 domain-containing protein yields the protein MESLKRITFDSKIMAGKACIRGMRIPVSLIVNLVANGMSNVEILKEYPDLEL